The Vibrio splendidus genome has a window encoding:
- a CDS encoding SDR family oxidoreductase, producing MKKLALITGSKGGIGSAISSKLVADGYRVIATYFTGNYQCALDWFNEKQFTEDQVRLFELDVTNTAECALSLSKLLEEEGTVDVLVNNAGITRDSVFKKMDAEAWKEVIETNLNSLFNVTQPLFAPMCEKGNCRVINISSVNGLKGQFGQTNYSAAKAGMIGFSKALAAEGARSGVTVNVVAPGYTGTPMVEQMKPEVLDSIKNQIPMKRLATPVEIADAVGFLASESGAYITGETLSVNGGLYMH from the coding sequence ATGAAAAAGCTTGCTTTAATTACAGGGTCAAAAGGCGGTATCGGCTCAGCAATTTCCTCTAAATTAGTTGCAGACGGTTATCGTGTTATCGCGACTTATTTTACTGGAAATTACCAATGTGCACTGGATTGGTTTAACGAGAAACAATTCACTGAAGATCAAGTGAGATTGTTTGAATTAGATGTTACCAATACTGCGGAATGCGCGCTGAGCTTAAGCAAGTTGTTAGAAGAAGAAGGCACGGTGGATGTGCTGGTCAATAACGCCGGTATTACACGTGATAGCGTTTTTAAAAAGATGGATGCCGAAGCGTGGAAAGAGGTGATTGAGACTAACCTCAACAGCCTTTTCAACGTGACACAGCCTCTGTTTGCACCTATGTGCGAAAAGGGTAACTGCCGAGTCATCAACATCTCTTCCGTCAATGGCCTAAAAGGTCAGTTTGGACAAACTAACTACTCGGCAGCAAAAGCTGGAATGATTGGTTTCTCTAAAGCCTTGGCAGCAGAGGGGGCTAGAAGCGGCGTGACGGTAAACGTGGTTGCCCCTGGCTACACCGGCACCCCTATGGTTGAGCAAATGAAGCCTGAAGTACTTGATTCAATTAAAAACCAAATTCCAATGAAACGTTTAGCGACACCTGTAGAAATTGCAGACGCAGTGGGCTTTTTAGCAAGTGAATCTGGCGCGTACATTACAGGCGAAACACTGTCTGTTAATGGCGGCTTGTACATGCACTAA
- a CDS encoding DMT family transporter, giving the protein MKLGYLSIIVTLLIWASFFLSLKGGANSDLTPADIALTRFLIPALVLLPLMWKARSTIAAVPNRYLVGMFVGCGLPYLLVAGTAMQFVPVSHGSALVPGTLPLFVTGIAVLFFKQPLSGHRVVGLGLVLLGILLFLGNSLSSFNFEYTKGHLLFLCGSLMWATFTISARVANLNALVSAGFISFCSTLLLLVLILTGTLPSHLMSTPIAQWPVTELAVHSAVQGVGAGLIAAFTYLYAVNTLGAERSAAFGSATPAVATLLAIPLFNEIPDTMTWLALASICIGSLVASNIFMRNDQSMQYQPPSHSKA; this is encoded by the coding sequence ATGAAGCTTGGCTACCTATCTATTATTGTCACTCTGCTCATCTGGGCGAGCTTTTTCCTTTCTCTTAAAGGCGGCGCAAATTCAGACTTAACACCTGCAGACATCGCACTGACTCGATTCCTCATACCTGCATTGGTGCTATTGCCTTTGATGTGGAAAGCACGCAGCACGATCGCTGCTGTCCCTAATCGATACTTGGTCGGTATGTTTGTGGGGTGTGGGTTGCCTTATTTACTCGTTGCAGGGACAGCCATGCAGTTTGTTCCCGTATCACACGGGAGTGCTTTGGTTCCGGGAACGCTTCCTCTGTTCGTAACAGGAATCGCGGTACTCTTTTTTAAACAACCGCTTAGCGGACACCGTGTCGTTGGTTTAGGTCTTGTTTTACTCGGGATATTGTTGTTTCTAGGAAATAGCTTAAGCAGCTTCAACTTTGAATACACCAAAGGTCACTTGTTGTTTTTGTGTGGCAGCTTAATGTGGGCGACTTTTACCATCTCAGCACGTGTTGCCAATCTTAATGCGCTTGTGAGTGCGGGTTTCATTTCATTTTGTTCCACTTTGCTGTTGCTGGTCCTTATCCTAACAGGAACCCTCCCTAGCCATTTAATGAGTACACCAATTGCTCAGTGGCCAGTCACAGAGCTTGCCGTACATTCAGCGGTGCAAGGCGTCGGCGCAGGCCTAATAGCGGCATTCACTTATCTCTATGCTGTTAATACACTAGGAGCAGAGCGATCAGCCGCCTTTGGCAGTGCAACACCCGCCGTTGCAACGTTGTTGGCGATCCCACTGTTTAACGAGATTCCAGATACGATGACTTGGTTAGCGCTTGCTTCAATTTGTATTGGCAGCTTGGTCGCGAGCAACATTTTCATGAGAAACGATCAGTCTATGCAATATCAACCGCCAAGCCATAGCAAAGCCTGA
- a CDS encoding SH3 domain-containing protein — protein MDLMKKALIALLVLLILGGGAAYYFLVMNKDPIPPEKMEEPAAEVAQQSDSDLAPIMDLQPEPEQTEFYVLDRKLEVVEQPEIDGLITDYLYKGEKVEVLEKQGEWARISDYIVLKEGGPQTAEWVSMSGLSNDEVIISEKESIEILDSYLVKSDDLKIHKEKFRNTVAELISDGECDPSDFEELGGWVKSVKYSDRDVYFIYCGGLSLENKIYLDVNTNEIFTK, from the coding sequence GTGGATTTGATGAAAAAAGCGCTGATCGCTTTACTTGTGTTGTTAATATTGGGCGGAGGAGCGGCGTATTACTTCTTGGTCATGAATAAAGACCCAATTCCACCAGAGAAAATGGAAGAGCCAGCTGCAGAAGTTGCTCAGCAGTCAGATTCTGACCTCGCACCTATCATGGATCTTCAGCCTGAACCAGAACAGACCGAATTTTACGTTTTGGATAGAAAGCTCGAAGTGGTAGAGCAGCCTGAAATTGATGGGTTGATAACAGATTACCTCTATAAAGGTGAAAAGGTCGAAGTGTTAGAGAAACAAGGCGAATGGGCTCGTATCTCAGATTACATCGTTCTAAAAGAAGGCGGGCCACAGACAGCCGAATGGGTTTCGATGTCTGGCCTATCTAATGATGAAGTGATTATTTCCGAGAAAGAAAGCATAGAGATATTGGATTCATATTTGGTTAAATCCGACGATCTTAAGATCCATAAAGAGAAGTTCCGCAATACGGTGGCAGAACTGATCTCTGATGGCGAATGTGACCCAAGTGATTTCGAGGAGTTAGGTGGTTGGGTGAAATCGGTGAAGTACAGTGACCGAGATGTCTATTTTATTTATTGCGGCGGACTATCGCTTGAAAATAAAATTTATTTAGATGTAAATACAAATGAAATATTTACGAAGTAG
- a CDS encoding Lrp/AsnC family transcriptional regulator, whose protein sequence is MDRIDRHLLELLQKDGRLTTAELADEVGLSASPCARRIKRLEEKGIIDGYRVSLSREQVGIAMSVFVEVSLNNHQEVSIDKFESAIVEMEEVISCHVVSGAYDYLLEVVSPNLMAYEAFTRKLQRLSNVKDIHTHLAIRQVKGNAPLPVYTD, encoded by the coding sequence ATGGATAGGATTGATAGACATCTTCTTGAGTTGCTTCAGAAAGACGGCAGGCTAACCACGGCTGAGTTAGCTGATGAGGTTGGCTTATCGGCTTCACCGTGCGCGAGGCGCATCAAAAGACTGGAAGAAAAAGGGATTATTGATGGCTATCGTGTGAGCCTGTCACGAGAACAGGTCGGCATCGCAATGAGTGTGTTTGTTGAGGTGAGCTTAAACAACCACCAAGAAGTGTCGATCGATAAATTTGAAAGTGCAATTGTCGAGATGGAAGAGGTCATCAGCTGCCACGTTGTATCCGGAGCTTATGACTATCTTTTAGAAGTTGTCAGTCCAAATCTTATGGCTTATGAAGCATTTACAAGAAAGCTACAGCGTCTCTCTAACGTAAAAGATATACATACTCACCTTGCGATTAGGCAAGTGAAAGGCAATGCGCCACTTCCGGTTTACACTGACTGA